From one Tsukamurella tyrosinosolvens genomic stretch:
- a CDS encoding phthiocerol/phthiodiolone dimycocerosyl transferase family protein — protein MQNHRALTFSEASFVRPTSREVIGTSFELRGVVDGTALRSAFTALLEEYPVLAARIVDVKGRPHFAPGDAAVAAAIGFRDTTAPWTGYEQTPPWFVGSEQLAALSLTGIGERHRLTLWASHAATDGSGIVAIAARLFELYTALASGATPIIRRATDFPAEPHLVMAARGHLPEELDYEERLAGTVWHGAVPAEFPDEPGPDVDDALRVRFGTGETTALDAAARAHGVSSHALVSGIIARAELAECAEDAAVALLTPVDFRGRISPPIPLRSVTALCGFSYVAVGDAPTADIARTVADRIRADVRDGTVLRTAVSPMPDPRTRRHGPPVLISNLGEVPAPVAPAGLEVLDFHAQIVRSAGGIREYAAGHTGPGLPAAPIGTSYLVSTFGGRLSVELRALPGTLDGAVRARLLDRIEDGVHALLEIGTAA, from the coding sequence ATGCAGAATCACCGCGCACTCACCTTCTCCGAGGCGTCCTTCGTGCGCCCCACCTCGCGCGAGGTGATCGGCACGTCGTTCGAACTGCGGGGCGTCGTCGACGGCACCGCGCTCCGGTCGGCGTTCACCGCGCTGCTCGAGGAGTACCCGGTGCTCGCGGCGCGGATCGTGGACGTCAAGGGCCGCCCCCACTTCGCGCCGGGCGACGCGGCCGTGGCCGCCGCGATCGGCTTCCGCGACACCACGGCGCCGTGGACCGGCTACGAGCAGACGCCGCCGTGGTTCGTCGGCTCCGAGCAGCTCGCGGCCCTGTCGCTCACCGGGATCGGCGAGCGGCACCGGCTCACCCTCTGGGCCAGCCACGCCGCGACGGACGGCTCGGGCATCGTGGCGATCGCGGCCCGGCTGTTCGAGCTGTACACCGCGCTGGCGAGCGGGGCGACGCCGATCATCCGGCGCGCCACCGACTTCCCGGCCGAGCCGCACCTGGTGATGGCGGCGCGCGGCCACCTCCCCGAGGAGCTGGACTACGAGGAGCGACTGGCGGGCACCGTGTGGCACGGCGCGGTCCCGGCGGAGTTCCCCGACGAGCCCGGGCCCGACGTCGACGACGCGCTGCGGGTCCGGTTCGGCACCGGCGAGACCACGGCGCTCGACGCCGCCGCCCGCGCCCACGGCGTCTCGTCGCACGCCCTGGTCAGCGGCATCATCGCCCGCGCCGAGCTCGCCGAGTGCGCGGAGGACGCGGCGGTCGCGCTGCTCACCCCCGTCGACTTCCGCGGCCGGATCAGCCCGCCCATTCCCCTGCGCTCGGTGACGGCGCTGTGCGGCTTCTCCTACGTCGCGGTCGGCGACGCCCCGACCGCGGACATCGCCCGGACGGTGGCCGACCGGATCCGCGCCGACGTGCGCGACGGGACCGTGCTGCGGACCGCCGTGAGCCCGATGCCGGATCCGCGGACCCGCCGCCACGGCCCGCCCGTCCTCATCAGCAACCTCGGCGAGGTACCGGCGCCGGTCGCGCCCGCCGGGCTCGAGGTCCTCGACTTCCACGCGCAGATCGTCCGCAGCGCGGGCGGGATCCGCGAGTACGCCGCGGGCCACACGGGCCCCGGCCTCCCGGCCGCACCCATCGGGACCTCGTACCTGGTCTCCACCTTCGGCGGGCGCCTCTCGGTCGAGCTGCGCGCCCTGCCCGGCACGCTCGACGGTGCCGTCCGCGCCCGCCTCCTGGACCGGATCGAGGACGGGGTGCACGCGCTGCTCGAGATCGGCACCGCCGCATGA
- a CDS encoding VC0807 family protein has translation MTVPLADTESPPAPPVALLVDVGLQLGVYFALRYLVGAGQLLALVAGTALVAVRILARSLVRRATDPLELFTLTLLACSITAAAISGSPRVILLVETAIGALMAVAIAAGLVLRRRAVATLMMRLTVRGDAGRAQQWNRRVRTERPCVRAIGAVDPLWLVAVVLSTTASVTAALSLPIDYAVVACQVIPLLVAVPVLPLTLLLLRPVRAALAGAAPEGAVPAPVAPRTDLHPTVERTN, from the coding sequence ATGACCGTCCCCCTCGCCGACACCGAGTCGCCGCCGGCCCCGCCGGTGGCGCTGCTCGTCGACGTCGGCCTGCAACTGGGCGTGTACTTCGCGCTGCGCTATCTGGTCGGCGCGGGGCAGCTCCTCGCCCTCGTCGCCGGCACCGCGCTGGTGGCGGTGCGCATCCTGGCGCGTTCGCTCGTGCGCCGCGCGACCGACCCGCTCGAGCTGTTCACCCTCACCCTGCTCGCCTGCTCCATCACCGCCGCCGCGATCTCCGGCAGCCCCCGCGTGATCCTGCTGGTGGAGACCGCGATCGGCGCGCTCATGGCCGTCGCGATCGCCGCCGGCCTGGTCCTGCGACGCCGGGCCGTCGCGACGCTCATGATGCGGTTGACCGTCCGCGGCGACGCCGGACGCGCCCAGCAGTGGAACCGCCGCGTCCGCACCGAACGGCCCTGCGTCCGGGCGATCGGTGCCGTCGACCCGCTCTGGCTCGTGGCGGTCGTCCTCAGCACCACCGCCTCGGTCACGGCGGCGCTGAGCCTGCCGATCGACTACGCGGTCGTCGCCTGTCAGGTGATCCCGCTGCTGGTCGCCGTCCCGGTGCTGCCGCTCACGCTGCTGCTCCTGCGCCCCGTCCGGGCCGCGCTCGCCGGCGCCGCTCCGGAGGGAGCCGTCCCGGCCCCCGTCGCCCCCCGAACCGATCTCCACCCGACCGTCGAAAGGACGAACTGA
- a CDS encoding glycosyltransferase, whose protein sequence is MKVCILAMGSRGDVQPTIAIGLALRARGHDVTIAAMGDPLVRLIRSAGLDAHRLNDFVPDYDDDYRDVIHRPVERMRAYGRWLVRNIATISRETETVCRDADVVLTHSDAVDFALPITRRSGATIISYRFFPGTTNSVYPMTQYTPAGLTSDVLSRSPRVVKRATWALGDSFTWTHVRAAVNFHRMSVGEAPYRSRRAKNRDANEIVDLQLYDPALTPDLVPEFSRTRPMLGFLEVPADAWLRQGEQKRTDADLLAWLTDGDAPIYWGFGSMRIADPDGMARTFARVCAERGRRGLIVAGWSDLVGADLGDHVRVVDEVVHAEVLPHCAAAVHHGGAGTTAASLRAGLPTLICPVLADQPFWGARVTDLGVGACLPMRNVTAERLHAAFDLLLDPATRRRAQRISSLIDLGDIPARRAATIIESIAEDDGVDVRTVPAVTAPDTVDFDAADVVSLAGLEV, encoded by the coding sequence ATGAAGGTCTGCATCCTCGCCATGGGGAGCCGCGGCGACGTCCAGCCGACGATCGCGATCGGGCTCGCGCTGCGCGCCCGCGGGCACGACGTGACCATCGCCGCGATGGGCGACCCGCTGGTGCGGCTCATCCGGTCGGCGGGCCTGGACGCCCACCGGCTCAACGACTTCGTGCCGGACTACGACGACGACTACCGGGACGTGATCCACCGTCCGGTCGAGCGGATGCGGGCCTACGGGCGCTGGCTGGTACGCAACATCGCGACCATCTCCCGCGAGACCGAGACCGTGTGCCGCGATGCCGACGTGGTGCTGACCCATTCGGACGCCGTCGATTTCGCCCTGCCGATCACGCGGCGCAGCGGCGCGACGATCATCAGCTACCGGTTCTTCCCCGGCACCACCAACAGCGTCTACCCCATGACCCAGTACACCCCCGCGGGCCTGACCAGCGACGTGCTGTCCCGGTCGCCGCGCGTGGTCAAGCGCGCGACGTGGGCCCTCGGCGACTCCTTCACGTGGACCCACGTGCGGGCCGCGGTGAACTTCCACCGGATGTCGGTGGGCGAGGCGCCGTACCGGTCGCGGCGCGCCAAGAACCGCGATGCCAACGAGATCGTCGACCTGCAGCTCTACGATCCCGCGCTCACCCCGGACCTGGTTCCCGAGTTCAGCCGGACGCGGCCGATGCTCGGCTTCCTCGAGGTCCCGGCCGACGCCTGGCTGCGCCAGGGCGAGCAGAAGCGCACCGACGCCGATCTCCTGGCCTGGCTCACGGACGGCGACGCCCCGATCTACTGGGGCTTCGGCAGCATGCGGATCGCGGACCCGGACGGCATGGCGCGCACCTTCGCCCGGGTCTGCGCCGAGCGCGGGCGCCGCGGCCTCATCGTCGCCGGCTGGAGCGATCTGGTCGGCGCCGACCTGGGCGACCACGTCCGCGTCGTCGACGAGGTGGTGCACGCGGAGGTCCTGCCGCACTGCGCCGCCGCCGTCCACCACGGCGGCGCCGGCACCACCGCCGCGTCGCTGCGGGCCGGGCTGCCCACGCTGATCTGCCCGGTGCTCGCGGACCAGCCCTTCTGGGGCGCGCGGGTCACCGACCTCGGCGTCGGCGCCTGCCTGCCGATGCGCAACGTCACCGCGGAGCGCCTGCACGCGGCTTTCGACCTGCTGCTCGATCCGGCCACCCGCCGTCGCGCACAGCGGATCTCGTCGCTCATCGACCTCGGCGACATCCCCGCGCGCCGTGCCGCGACGATCATCGAGTCGATCGCGGAGGACGACGGCGTGGACGTGCGGACCGTTCCGGCGGTGACCGCGCCCGACACCGTCGACTTCGACGCCGCCGATGTGGTCTCCCTCGCCGGGCTGGAGGTGTGA
- a CDS encoding phthiocerol/phthiodiolone dimycocerosyl transferase family protein translates to MSRRALTPLEIPYVLTGTTSSGSFTVRGPIDAGRLARAYAALRREYPVLAGRIEAHAFGFDLIAPDAAPEKDAAPIQVDLRPFAPGDVRLGVDAERAIAAVQLVSDGDLHRVTLGVSHAVADGAHALFLNLRLWELYSGAEPAAPSGLPAAPTDLAERLAAGDPPDPSVVEVLPTATVPSPADVDAGDFAFDRIRLDAAATEALRRRAKDAGLSVHGLLAGIIVAAERAEIDRPAEDPVPLAVFSPVDLRARAEPAVPAAAVTNFAGSSTVPVAVRGDTTPEEIGRAVLDGLRADLANGTVAAALAGAAPVTVTGGVPVRLSNIGAIPAPSTPDDVTVLDFHTSSEVDIERVRALVRQAPPEALAPLVGLHHHALTFDGRLSIELRHAPGTLAPDAARRIRDRIEAGLVGAGAAA, encoded by the coding sequence ATGTCCCGACGCGCCCTGACACCGCTCGAGATCCCGTACGTGCTCACGGGGACCACCTCCAGCGGCAGCTTCACCGTCCGCGGCCCGATCGACGCGGGCCGCCTGGCCCGCGCCTACGCGGCGCTGCGCCGGGAGTACCCCGTGCTCGCGGGCCGGATCGAGGCGCACGCCTTCGGTTTCGACCTGATCGCACCGGACGCGGCGCCCGAGAAGGACGCCGCACCGATCCAGGTAGACCTGCGGCCCTTCGCGCCCGGCGACGTGCGGCTCGGCGTGGACGCCGAGCGGGCGATCGCGGCGGTACAGCTCGTCTCCGACGGCGACCTGCACCGCGTCACGCTCGGGGTGAGTCACGCCGTCGCCGACGGCGCCCACGCGCTGTTCCTGAATCTGCGCCTGTGGGAGCTCTACTCGGGCGCCGAGCCCGCAGCTCCCTCCGGCCTCCCGGCCGCGCCGACGGACCTCGCGGAGCGGCTCGCGGCAGGCGACCCGCCGGACCCATCCGTGGTCGAGGTCCTCCCCACCGCGACGGTGCCGTCCCCCGCCGACGTCGACGCCGGCGACTTCGCGTTCGACCGGATCCGCCTCGACGCCGCCGCGACCGAGGCGCTGCGCCGCCGCGCCAAGGACGCGGGCCTGAGCGTGCACGGGCTCCTCGCGGGGATCATCGTCGCCGCCGAACGCGCGGAGATCGACCGCCCCGCCGAGGATCCGGTCCCCCTCGCCGTGTTCAGCCCCGTCGACCTCCGGGCCCGCGCCGAGCCGGCCGTCCCGGCCGCCGCGGTCACCAACTTCGCCGGCTCGTCGACGGTGCCCGTCGCCGTGCGCGGCGACACGACGCCCGAGGAGATCGGTCGCGCCGTCCTGGACGGCCTGCGCGCCGACCTCGCGAACGGCACCGTCGCGGCGGCCCTGGCCGGCGCCGCCCCGGTCACGGTGACCGGCGGGGTCCCCGTGCGGCTGAGCAACATCGGCGCGATCCCGGCACCGTCGACCCCGGACGACGTGACCGTGCTGGACTTCCACACCAGCTCCGAGGTGGACATCGAGCGGGTCCGCGCCCTGGTGCGGCAGGCACCGCCCGAGGCGCTCGCCCCGCTCGTCGGCCTGCACCATCACGCGCTCACCTTCGACGGCCGACTGTCGATCGAGTTGCGGCACGCGCCGGGCACCCTCGCGCCCGACGCCGCCCGGCGCATCCGGGACCGGATCGAGGCCGGTCTCGTCGGCGCGGGAGCCGCCGCATGA
- a CDS encoding sulfurtransferase has protein sequence MAIETDPSAELQDYAHPERLVTADWLSGHLGVPGLKVIESDEDVLLYDIGHIPTAQKVDWHLHLNDPVTRDYITGEQFAELMRAKGISRDDTVVIYGDKSNWWAAYALWVFTLFGHPDVRLLDGGRDKWISDARDVSLEQPEYPRSDYPVVERDDTVIRAFADQVRADIGTRALVDVRSPQEYTGERTHMPDYPEEGALRGGHIPTAVSIPWAKAARQDGRFLPHADLTEVYGGLDPQSPVTAYCRIGERSSHTWFVLTHLLGFTDVKNYDGSWTEWGNTVRAPIVRGEEPGAAPGA, from the coding sequence GTGGCTATCGAGACCGATCCGAGCGCGGAACTGCAGGACTACGCACACCCCGAGCGCCTCGTCACCGCGGACTGGCTGAGCGGGCACCTGGGGGTGCCCGGGCTCAAGGTGATCGAGTCCGACGAGGACGTGCTCCTCTACGACATCGGGCACATCCCGACCGCGCAGAAGGTGGACTGGCACCTGCACCTGAACGACCCGGTGACGCGCGACTACATCACCGGCGAGCAGTTCGCGGAACTCATGCGGGCCAAGGGCATCAGCCGCGACGACACCGTCGTCATCTACGGCGACAAGTCCAACTGGTGGGCCGCGTACGCGCTGTGGGTGTTCACCCTCTTCGGGCACCCGGACGTGCGCCTACTCGACGGTGGCCGCGACAAGTGGATCAGCGACGCCCGCGACGTCTCGCTGGAGCAGCCGGAGTACCCGCGCAGCGACTACCCCGTCGTCGAGCGCGACGACACGGTCATCCGCGCCTTCGCCGATCAGGTGCGCGCCGACATCGGCACGCGCGCCCTCGTCGACGTGCGGTCGCCGCAGGAGTACACCGGCGAGCGCACCCACATGCCCGACTACCCGGAGGAGGGCGCCCTGCGCGGCGGCCACATCCCCACCGCGGTGTCGATCCCGTGGGCGAAGGCGGCCCGGCAGGACGGCCGGTTCCTCCCTCACGCCGACCTCACCGAGGTCTACGGCGGCCTCGATCCGCAGTCGCCGGTGACGGCCTACTGCCGCATCGGCGAGCGCTCGAGCCACACGTGGTTCGTGCTCACCCACCTCCTCGGCTTCACGGACGTCAAGAACTACGACGGCTCGTGGACCGAGTGGGGCAACACCGTGCGGGCCCCCATCGTGCGCGGCGAGGAGCCCGGCGCCGCGCCCGGCGCATGA
- a CDS encoding SufE family protein: protein MSALPAPLAEIVDDFAGVGEQDRLELLLEFSRELPELPEHLTAAAMEPVPECQSPLFLDVDASNPQAVRLYFSAPPEAPTTRGFASILAQGLDGQPAAAIVAVPDDFHHALGLDAVVSPLRLRGMSAMLARIKRRLAG, encoded by the coding sequence ATGAGCGCCCTGCCCGCGCCCCTGGCGGAGATCGTCGACGACTTCGCCGGGGTCGGCGAGCAGGACCGGCTCGAACTGCTCCTGGAGTTCTCGCGGGAGCTTCCCGAGCTGCCCGAGCACCTGACCGCGGCGGCGATGGAGCCCGTCCCGGAATGCCAGTCGCCGCTGTTCCTCGACGTCGACGCCTCGAATCCCCAGGCGGTCCGGCTGTACTTCAGCGCCCCGCCCGAGGCGCCCACCACCCGCGGCTTCGCGTCGATCCTGGCGCAGGGCCTCGACGGGCAGCCGGCCGCGGCGATCGTCGCCGTGCCCGACGACTTCCACCACGCCCTCGGCCTCGACGCCGTGGTCAGCCCGCTGCGCCTGCGCGGCATGTC